Proteins encoded by one window of Drosophila melanogaster chromosome X:
- the raskol gene encoding raskol, isoform H, which translates to MGRRTYLSRSSTISYPSRIEGWLDVCETEGELTRLIKTLPWGPLYCVLQQDDQTFTAYCSEEISLGDVCYEDIPRVRLDRVRRPAKALWDGPPTLVEENEDSDSCVGGSGGMSGINDIVLNTTLYSELDTSYEKACRRGSAPTTPILGSKQHQTEHNATSRFTNFFSKKSNPLKRTKSVTKLERTKRGSGGLRGSRSHESLLSSHAVMSTIDLSCTGAVGVAPVHQSVLGRRHCFQVRGGPRGERYYSCGSRQERDLWIYSLRKSIAPNAEHTRRTDNSLKMWVYEAKNLPPKKRYFCELQLDKTLYGRTSVKLQTDLLFWGEHFDFPDIPEINVITVNVFREVDKKKKRDKYQFVGSVKIPVHDVTSRLPCEQWYPILSDKAGDSLGRTSGGGGSGSKDKEQLPTLRIKCRFQSTDILPINVYGNFLTYLKENYKRVCETLEPVIGVKAKEDIGQALVLLMHAQGLAGAFLTDVVALDLLRVGDQRLTFRGNSLATKSMEAFLKLTGEQYLQDTLSAPINELIQSERDCEVDPTKTSGSSAGSLQRQQAALRGAVRGAWQCIFESHKHFPAQLRNCFATFRERLQQLGRQDMADNLISASIFLRFLCPAILSPSLFNITSELPSARATRNLTLVAKTLQTLANFTRFQGKENFMEFLNDFLEQEAARMQQFLEIISTRPEHPAPDSILDWAGYIDQGKQLSILHSLLSESLAKLPEARQHELDPLQHILDEISRAKEHGMGTALPGGYLPATSSTHSIASENQENRNPGSSGSHAGSNSEQLLPQQSQLAQPQHAIVSKPLSAERGIMRGVLTPNSLEKNIFRYNDPTVNGLLQQQQQQQQQQQQQQQQHQQLQQHGHQQQPHHQHPLQMLSNSQTSIAGNQYMSSPGGLQHAQSQTSMASSSLNGSSSNLLHGHQQHAHHPQQLHPHHCPPAPQTSASSTMERMDRMNYPYMSHNGNDYETSTPSSTRSRTLPRNGNPNANGNVGSSNNNQSGSYDDMHGEFQIQISGFDTSSAFVCKSPTPMMKSSLGPAGAGRSHHKLNLGIPDHSGGYVRGNNLNPNSNMPKNLEDLDDLFKYAEEHDVAEPANHHNHNQGQQNHQGHLKPAAVPGKEQLSAKSSHCSSGYQSISTNPSPSQSSSPVESQLKAAMGSHNAPLAFKNPSYQLQPQTGSSRSSAQSNTHQQQQQQQQQQFGSRLKPIGGGLVAARAAFLNSGGALEAATLTPSSSDEQLSADNYFSYAAAAAAGAGIATKLEAQRSLSGGSSSSTSASASTSNLGKSGGSSAYGRLNGPLKREDVYGSGYGGSSGNVGYGLSTSSAAGHHQHPHQQQQNPMQQQQQRERDQEHKQYAGSVAGSVGSATSAAQRRLSLDSARTLSDSSTDTEGHCNQLQEGKRRRQLRSSGGSGGGGAGSEQGLGKSYDQNGEIQLLQQTLDTLCHTLDRDEAELRDSSDELFGLQRPAGSNGSNNLSLQSESTMRSIIDSFFQSSCRLITMEEELRREQLKMSLALSHKQRVIEEQGQQIAALDAANSRLLSALTALRQRYETQQQQQQHQAPPKTQKPQ; encoded by the exons CTAGGCGATGTTTGCTACGAGGACATTCCAAGGGTTCGGTTGGACCGAGTTCGTCGTCCTGCGAAGGCTTTGTGGGACGGACCGCCGACGTTGGTCGAGGAAAACGAGGATTCAGATTCGTGTGTTGGGGGCAGCGGCGGCATGAGTGGCATCAACGACATCGTCCTGAATACGACGCTCTACAGTGAACTAG ATACGTCCTATGAGAAGGCGTGCCGCCGTGGATCAGCGCCCACCACGCCCATTTTGGGCAGCAAACAGCACCAGACGGAGCACAATGCCACCTCGCGTTTCACCAACTTCTTTTCCAAGAA ATCCAATCCTTTGAAGCGGACCAAGTCGGTGACCAAGCTGGAGCGGACCAAGCGCGGATCCGGCGGACTGAGGGGCTCCCGCTCGCACGAGAGTCTGCTGTCCAGTCACGCCGTCATGTCCACCATAG ATCTCTCGTGCACtggggcggtgggcgtggcgccCGTGCATCAGTCGGTTCTGGGACGTCGTCACTGTTTCCAGGTACGGGGCGGGCCTCGTGGCGAGCGGTACTACTCATGCGGATCGCGCCAGGAGCGCGACCTTTGGATCTACTCGCTGCGCAAGTCGATCGCTCCGAATGCAGAGCACACGCGTCGCACGGACAACTCGCTGAAGATGTGGGTGTACGAGGCGAAAAATCTGCCGCCCAAGAAGCGTTACTTTTGCGAACTGCAATTGGACAAGACGCTGTACGGCCGGACTTCGGTGAAGCTGCAGACGGATCTGCTGTTTTGGGGGGAGCACTTCGATTTCCCCGACATACCCGAGATTAATGTGATCACTGTTAACGTTTTCCGTGAGGTggacaagaagaagaagcggGACAAATACCAATTTGTGGGATCGGTGAAGATACCCGTGCACGATGTCACCTCCAGATTGCCCTGCGAACAATGGTATCCCATACTGAGCGACAAGGCGGGCGACAGTCTGGGCAGGACATcgggcggcggcggcagtggGTCCAAGGACAAGGAGCAATTGCCCACGCTGAGGATCAAGTGTCGTTTCCAGAGCACCGACATCCTGCCCATCAATGTGTACGGCAACTTTTTGACGTACCTCAAGGAGAACTATAAGCGCGTGTGCGAGACCCTGGAGCCGGTGATCGGAGTCAAGGCCAAGGAGGACATTGGACAGGCACTGGTGCTGCTGATGCACGCACAGGGATTGGCGGGCGCCTTCCTCACCGATGTGGTGGCCCTCGATCTGCTGCGAGTTGGCGATCAGAGGCTTACGTTCAGGGGCAACTCCTTGGCCACCAAGAGCATGGAGGCATTCCTCAAGCTGACGGGCGAACAGTATCTGCAGGACACACTATCCGCACCAATAAACGAGCTAATTCAGTCGGAGAGGGACTGCGAGGTGGATCCCACCAAGACGAGCGGTTCGTCGGCGGGTTCGCTGCAGCGACAGCAGGCCGCCTTGCGTGGCGCGGTccgaggggcgtggcagtgcaTCTTCGAATCGCACAAGCATTTTCCCGCCCAGTTACGAAATTGCTTTGCGACGTTCCGGGAGCGCTTGCAGCAGCTGGGCCGTCAGGATATGGCCGACAACCTGATCTCGGCGAGCATTTTCCTGCGCTTCCTGTGCCCGGCCATCCTGTCGCCGTCGCTCTTCAATATCACCAGCGAACTGCCGTCCGCACGGGCCACCCGCAATCTCACACTGGTGGCCAAGACCCTGCAAACATTGGCCAATTTCACCCGCTTCCAGGGCAAAGAGAACTTTATGGAGTTTCTCAACGATTTCCTCGAGCAGGAGGCCGCTCGCATGCAACAGTTTCTGGAGATTATATCCACGCGGCCGGAGCACCCAGCTCCAGACTCGATCCTCGATTGGGCCGGGTACATCGACCAGGGCAAACAGTTGTCCATACTACACAGTTTGCTCAGCGAAAGCCTGGCCAAGCTGCCGGAGGCCAGGCAGCACGAGCTGGATCCGTTGCAGCATATTCTCGATGAAATCAGCCGAGCCAAAGAGCATGGCATGGGCACAGCACTGCCGGGTGGATATTTGCCGGCCACCTCGTCTACGCACTCGATAGCCAGCGAGAATCAGGAGAATCGCAATCCGGGATCCTCGGGCTCGCACGCTGGCTCCAACTCGGAGCAGTTACTGCCACAACAAAGCCAGTTGGCCCAGCCGCAGCATGCGATTGTTAGTAAACCATTATCTGCGGAGCGCGGCATCATGCGAGGAGTACTTACGCCGAATTCTCTGGAGAAGAATATCTTTAGATACAATGATCCCACGGTTAATGgcttactgcagcagcagcagcagcagcagcagcagcagcaacaacagcaacagcaacatcagcagctgcaacagcatGGCCATCAGCAACAGCCGCACCACCAGCATCCACTCCAGATGCTCTCCAATTCACAAACCTCCATTGCCGGCAACCAATATATGAGTTCGCCAGGAGGCCTGCAGCATGCCCAATCGCAGACCTCGATGGCGTCCTCATCGCTTAAtgggagcagcagcaatttGCTGCACGGCCACCAGCAGCATGCCCATCACCCGCAGCAACTGCATCCACATCACTGCCCGCCGGCGCCACAGACCAGTGCCTCCAGCACTATGGAGCGCATGGATCGCATGAACTATCCGTATATGTCGCACAATGGCAATGACTACGAGACCAGCACGCCTTCGAGCACTCGCTCCAGGACACTGCCACGGAATGGAAATCCCAATGCCAATGGCAACgtgggcagcagcaacaataaccaGAGCGGCAGCTACGATGACATGCACGGGGAGTTCCAAATCCAGATCTCTGGGTTCGATACGAGCAGTGCTTTTGTCTGCAAGTCGCCCACACCCATGATGAAATCCAGTTTGGGACCAGCGGGGGCCGGACGAAGTCATCACAAACTGAATTTGGGAATACCCGATCACTCAGGTGGCTATGTGCGGGGTAATAATTTGAATCCCAACTCGAATATGCCCAAGAACTTGGAGGATCTGGACGATCTGTTCAAGTACGCCGAGGAGCATGACGTGGCGGAACCAGCGAACCATCACAATCACAACCAGGGTCAGCAGAACCACCAGGGACATCTGAAGCCGGCCGCCGTTCCCGGCAAGGAGCAGCTGTCGGCGAAAAGCAGTCACTGCAGTTCTGGCTACCAGAGCATCTCCACAAATCCCTCGCCCTCGCAGTCCTCCAGTCCCGTGGAGAGCCAGCTGAAGGCCGCGATGGGCAGTCACAATGCGCCGCTGGCCTTCAAGAATCCCTCCTATCAGCTTCAGCCCCAAACTGGCTCGTCCAGATCATCGGCACAGAGTAATacacaccagcagcagcagcagcagcaacaacaacagtttGGCAGCCGCTTGAAACCAATTGGCGGCGGACTGGTGGCCGCGAGGGCGGCTTTCCTCAACAGTGGCGGAGCCTTGGAGGCGGCCACTTTGACGCCCAGCTCCTCGGACGAACAGCTCTCGGCGGATAATTACTTCAGTTATGCAgcggctgcagctgctggagcGGGTATTGCCACCAAATTGGAGGCTCAACGCTCGCTCAGCGGCGGCAGTAGCTCCTCCACCTCAGCATCTGCGTCCACCTCGAATCTTGGCAAGAGCGGCGGCTCATCCGCCTACGGGCGGCTGAATGGGCCGCTGAAGCGCGAGGATGTCTACGGCAGTGGCTACGGCGGCAGCAGTGGAAATGTGGGCTATGGCTTGTCCACTTCCAGTGCCGCGGGACACCATCAACAtccccaccagcagcagcagaatccgatgcagcagcagcagcaaagggAACGGGATCAGGAACACAAGCAGTATGCCGGCAGTGTGGCGGGCAGCGTGGGATCGGCCACATCAGCGGCTCAGAGGCGCCTGAGCTTGGACTCGGCGCGCACGCTCTCCGACAGCAGCACGGATACAGAGG GACACTGCAACCAATTGCAGGAGGGCAAGCGACGCAGGCAGTTGCGCAGCAGTGGCGGcagcggcggaggaggagccgGTTCTGAGCAGGGACTGGGCAAGAGCTATGACCAGAACGGAGAGATTCAGCTGCTGCAACAGACGCTGGACACGCTCTGCCACACGCTGGACCGGGATGAGGCCGAGCTTCGCGACTCCAGCGACGAGCTGTTTGGCCTGCAGCGTCCGGCGGGCAGCAATGGATCGAACAATCTTAGCCTGCAGTCGGAGTCCACTATGCGCAGCATCATCGACAG TTTCTTTCAATCCTCCTGCAGACTCATAACcatggaggaggagctgcGACGCGAGCAGCTGAAGATGTCGCTGGCGCTGTCGCACAAGCAGCGCGTGATCGAGGAGCAGGGCCAGCAGATTGCGGCACTGGATGCGGCCAACAGCCGGCTGCTGAGTGCCCTGACCGCCCTGCGCCAGCGGTACGAgacccagcagcagcagcagcagcaccaagcACCACCAAAGACCCAGAAGCCGCAGTGA
- the raskol gene encoding raskol, isoform F translates to MNCGALRAISDEVQMQTANSTTPQQRKMHSMPRTVPQNSQNSQNSTPNPATRTMEQQPPPTSALRRSTMPRGRGLASCLRGERDDAPTPPIHGTMNTDVEILQALQLMKGSEQERVSGTGSGASTLEATGRSEYKSKTLPRIHFDTALNDTSLNEDTSYEKACRRGSAPTTPILGSKQHQTEHNATSRFTNFFSKKSNPLKRTKSVTKLERTKRGSGGLRGSRSHESLLSSHAVMSTIDLSCTGAVGVAPVHQSVLGRRHCFQVRGGPRGERYYSCGSRQERDLWIYSLRKSIAPNAEHTRRTDNSLKMWVYEAKNLPPKKRYFCELQLDKTLYGRTSVKLQTDLLFWGEHFDFPDIPEINVITVNVFREVDKKKKRDKYQFVGSVKIPVHDVTSRLPCEQWYPILSDKAGDSLGRTSGGGGSGSKDKEQLPTLRIKCRFQSTDILPINVYGNFLTYLKENYKRVCETLEPVIGVKAKEDIGQALVLLMHAQGLAGAFLTDVVALDLLRVGDQRLTFRGNSLATKSMEAFLKLTGEQYLQDTLSAPINELIQSERDCEVDPTKTSGSSAGSLQRQQAALRGAVRGAWQCIFESHKHFPAQLRNCFATFRERLQQLGRQDMADNLISASIFLRFLCPAILSPSLFNITSELPSARATRNLTLVAKTLQTLANFTRFQGKENFMEFLNDFLEQEAARMQQFLEIISTRPEHPAPDSILDWAGYIDQGKQLSILHSLLSESLAKLPEARQHELDPLQHILDEISRAKEHGMGTALPGGYLPATSSTHSIASENQENRNPGSSGSHAGSNSEQLLPQQSQLAQPQHAIVSKPLSAERGIMRGVLTPNSLEKNIFRYNDPTVNGLLQQQQQQQQQQQQQQQQHQQLQQHGHQQQPHHQHPLQMLSNSQTSIAGNQYMSSPGGLQHAQSQTSMASSSLNGSSSNLLHGHQQHAHHPQQLHPHHCPPAPQTSASSTMERMDRMNYPYMSHNGNDYETSTPSSTRSRTLPRNGNPNANGNVGSSNNNQSGSYDDMHGEFQIQISGFDTSSAFVCKSPTPMMKSSLGPAGAGRSHHKLNLGIPDHSGGYVRGNNLNPNSNMPKNLEDLDDLFKYAEEHDVAEPANHHNHNQGQQNHQGHLKPAAVPGKEQLSAKSSHCSSGYQSISTNPSPSQSSSPVESQLKAAMGSHNAPLAFKNPSYQLQPQTGSSRSSAQSNTHQQQQQQQQQQFGSRLKPIGGGLVAARAAFLNSGGALEAATLTPSSSDEQLSADNYFSYAAAAAAGAGIATKLEAQRSLSGGSSSSTSASASTSNLGKSGGSSAYGRLNGPLKREDVYGSGYGGSSGNVGYGLSTSSAAGHHQHPHQQQQNPMQQQQQRERDQEHKQYAGSVAGSVGSATSAAQRRLSLDSARTLSDSSTDTEGHCNQLQEGKRRRQLRSSGGSGGGGAGSEQGLGKSYDQNGEIQLLQQTLDTLCHTLDRDEAELRDSSDELFGLQRPAGSNGSNNLSLQSESTMRSIIDSFFQSSCRLITMEEELRREQLKMSLALSHKQRVIEEQGQQIAALDAANSRLLSALTALRQRYETQQQQQQHQAPPKTQKPQ, encoded by the exons ATGAATTGCGGTGCTTTGCGGGCAATTAGCGACGAGGTGCAAATGCAGACGGCGAATTCGACGACTCCGCAACAGAGGAAGATGCACTCCATGCCGCGTACTGTCCCACAGAATTCCCAGAACTCGCAGAACTCAACGCCAAATCCAGCCACACGAACCATGGAACAGCAGCCACCGCCGACTTCGGCTCTGCGGAGGAGCACAATGCCCCGTGGTCGGGGATTGGCCTCCTGTTTGAGGGGCGAACGGGATGATGCACCCACTCCGCCCATTCACGGAACGATGAACACCGATGTGGAGATACTGCAGGCGCTGCAGCTGATGAAGGGCAGCGAGCAGGAGCGAGTTTCTGGGACTGGATCGGGTGCATCCACTCTGGAGGCCACGGGCAGGA GTGAGTACAAGTCGAAGACACTGCCTCGCATACATTTCGATACGGCGTTAAACGATACATCGCTGAATGAAG ATACGTCCTATGAGAAGGCGTGCCGCCGTGGATCAGCGCCCACCACGCCCATTTTGGGCAGCAAACAGCACCAGACGGAGCACAATGCCACCTCGCGTTTCACCAACTTCTTTTCCAAGAA ATCCAATCCTTTGAAGCGGACCAAGTCGGTGACCAAGCTGGAGCGGACCAAGCGCGGATCCGGCGGACTGAGGGGCTCCCGCTCGCACGAGAGTCTGCTGTCCAGTCACGCCGTCATGTCCACCATAG ATCTCTCGTGCACtggggcggtgggcgtggcgccCGTGCATCAGTCGGTTCTGGGACGTCGTCACTGTTTCCAGGTACGGGGCGGGCCTCGTGGCGAGCGGTACTACTCATGCGGATCGCGCCAGGAGCGCGACCTTTGGATCTACTCGCTGCGCAAGTCGATCGCTCCGAATGCAGAGCACACGCGTCGCACGGACAACTCGCTGAAGATGTGGGTGTACGAGGCGAAAAATCTGCCGCCCAAGAAGCGTTACTTTTGCGAACTGCAATTGGACAAGACGCTGTACGGCCGGACTTCGGTGAAGCTGCAGACGGATCTGCTGTTTTGGGGGGAGCACTTCGATTTCCCCGACATACCCGAGATTAATGTGATCACTGTTAACGTTTTCCGTGAGGTggacaagaagaagaagcggGACAAATACCAATTTGTGGGATCGGTGAAGATACCCGTGCACGATGTCACCTCCAGATTGCCCTGCGAACAATGGTATCCCATACTGAGCGACAAGGCGGGCGACAGTCTGGGCAGGACATcgggcggcggcggcagtggGTCCAAGGACAAGGAGCAATTGCCCACGCTGAGGATCAAGTGTCGTTTCCAGAGCACCGACATCCTGCCCATCAATGTGTACGGCAACTTTTTGACGTACCTCAAGGAGAACTATAAGCGCGTGTGCGAGACCCTGGAGCCGGTGATCGGAGTCAAGGCCAAGGAGGACATTGGACAGGCACTGGTGCTGCTGATGCACGCACAGGGATTGGCGGGCGCCTTCCTCACCGATGTGGTGGCCCTCGATCTGCTGCGAGTTGGCGATCAGAGGCTTACGTTCAGGGGCAACTCCTTGGCCACCAAGAGCATGGAGGCATTCCTCAAGCTGACGGGCGAACAGTATCTGCAGGACACACTATCCGCACCAATAAACGAGCTAATTCAGTCGGAGAGGGACTGCGAGGTGGATCCCACCAAGACGAGCGGTTCGTCGGCGGGTTCGCTGCAGCGACAGCAGGCCGCCTTGCGTGGCGCGGTccgaggggcgtggcagtgcaTCTTCGAATCGCACAAGCATTTTCCCGCCCAGTTACGAAATTGCTTTGCGACGTTCCGGGAGCGCTTGCAGCAGCTGGGCCGTCAGGATATGGCCGACAACCTGATCTCGGCGAGCATTTTCCTGCGCTTCCTGTGCCCGGCCATCCTGTCGCCGTCGCTCTTCAATATCACCAGCGAACTGCCGTCCGCACGGGCCACCCGCAATCTCACACTGGTGGCCAAGACCCTGCAAACATTGGCCAATTTCACCCGCTTCCAGGGCAAAGAGAACTTTATGGAGTTTCTCAACGATTTCCTCGAGCAGGAGGCCGCTCGCATGCAACAGTTTCTGGAGATTATATCCACGCGGCCGGAGCACCCAGCTCCAGACTCGATCCTCGATTGGGCCGGGTACATCGACCAGGGCAAACAGTTGTCCATACTACACAGTTTGCTCAGCGAAAGCCTGGCCAAGCTGCCGGAGGCCAGGCAGCACGAGCTGGATCCGTTGCAGCATATTCTCGATGAAATCAGCCGAGCCAAAGAGCATGGCATGGGCACAGCACTGCCGGGTGGATATTTGCCGGCCACCTCGTCTACGCACTCGATAGCCAGCGAGAATCAGGAGAATCGCAATCCGGGATCCTCGGGCTCGCACGCTGGCTCCAACTCGGAGCAGTTACTGCCACAACAAAGCCAGTTGGCCCAGCCGCAGCATGCGATTGTTAGTAAACCATTATCTGCGGAGCGCGGCATCATGCGAGGAGTACTTACGCCGAATTCTCTGGAGAAGAATATCTTTAGATACAATGATCCCACGGTTAATGgcttactgcagcagcagcagcagcagcagcagcagcagcaacaacagcaacagcaacatcagcagctgcaacagcatGGCCATCAGCAACAGCCGCACCACCAGCATCCACTCCAGATGCTCTCCAATTCACAAACCTCCATTGCCGGCAACCAATATATGAGTTCGCCAGGAGGCCTGCAGCATGCCCAATCGCAGACCTCGATGGCGTCCTCATCGCTTAAtgggagcagcagcaatttGCTGCACGGCCACCAGCAGCATGCCCATCACCCGCAGCAACTGCATCCACATCACTGCCCGCCGGCGCCACAGACCAGTGCCTCCAGCACTATGGAGCGCATGGATCGCATGAACTATCCGTATATGTCGCACAATGGCAATGACTACGAGACCAGCACGCCTTCGAGCACTCGCTCCAGGACACTGCCACGGAATGGAAATCCCAATGCCAATGGCAACgtgggcagcagcaacaataaccaGAGCGGCAGCTACGATGACATGCACGGGGAGTTCCAAATCCAGATCTCTGGGTTCGATACGAGCAGTGCTTTTGTCTGCAAGTCGCCCACACCCATGATGAAATCCAGTTTGGGACCAGCGGGGGCCGGACGAAGTCATCACAAACTGAATTTGGGAATACCCGATCACTCAGGTGGCTATGTGCGGGGTAATAATTTGAATCCCAACTCGAATATGCCCAAGAACTTGGAGGATCTGGACGATCTGTTCAAGTACGCCGAGGAGCATGACGTGGCGGAACCAGCGAACCATCACAATCACAACCAGGGTCAGCAGAACCACCAGGGACATCTGAAGCCGGCCGCCGTTCCCGGCAAGGAGCAGCTGTCGGCGAAAAGCAGTCACTGCAGTTCTGGCTACCAGAGCATCTCCACAAATCCCTCGCCCTCGCAGTCCTCCAGTCCCGTGGAGAGCCAGCTGAAGGCCGCGATGGGCAGTCACAATGCGCCGCTGGCCTTCAAGAATCCCTCCTATCAGCTTCAGCCCCAAACTGGCTCGTCCAGATCATCGGCACAGAGTAATacacaccagcagcagcagcagcagcaacaacaacagtttGGCAGCCGCTTGAAACCAATTGGCGGCGGACTGGTGGCCGCGAGGGCGGCTTTCCTCAACAGTGGCGGAGCCTTGGAGGCGGCCACTTTGACGCCCAGCTCCTCGGACGAACAGCTCTCGGCGGATAATTACTTCAGTTATGCAgcggctgcagctgctggagcGGGTATTGCCACCAAATTGGAGGCTCAACGCTCGCTCAGCGGCGGCAGTAGCTCCTCCACCTCAGCATCTGCGTCCACCTCGAATCTTGGCAAGAGCGGCGGCTCATCCGCCTACGGGCGGCTGAATGGGCCGCTGAAGCGCGAGGATGTCTACGGCAGTGGCTACGGCGGCAGCAGTGGAAATGTGGGCTATGGCTTGTCCACTTCCAGTGCCGCGGGACACCATCAACAtccccaccagcagcagcagaatccgatgcagcagcagcagcaaagggAACGGGATCAGGAACACAAGCAGTATGCCGGCAGTGTGGCGGGCAGCGTGGGATCGGCCACATCAGCGGCTCAGAGGCGCCTGAGCTTGGACTCGGCGCGCACGCTCTCCGACAGCAGCACGGATACAGAGG GACACTGCAACCAATTGCAGGAGGGCAAGCGACGCAGGCAGTTGCGCAGCAGTGGCGGcagcggcggaggaggagccgGTTCTGAGCAGGGACTGGGCAAGAGCTATGACCAGAACGGAGAGATTCAGCTGCTGCAACAGACGCTGGACACGCTCTGCCACACGCTGGACCGGGATGAGGCCGAGCTTCGCGACTCCAGCGACGAGCTGTTTGGCCTGCAGCGTCCGGCGGGCAGCAATGGATCGAACAATCTTAGCCTGCAGTCGGAGTCCACTATGCGCAGCATCATCGACAG TTTCTTTCAATCCTCCTGCAGACTCATAACcatggaggaggagctgcGACGCGAGCAGCTGAAGATGTCGCTGGCGCTGTCGCACAAGCAGCGCGTGATCGAGGAGCAGGGCCAGCAGATTGCGGCACTGGATGCGGCCAACAGCCGGCTGCTGAGTGCCCTGACCGCCCTGCGCCAGCGGTACGAgacccagcagcagcagcagcagcaccaagcACCACCAAAGACCCAGAAGCCGCAGTGA